A genomic segment from Phragmites australis chromosome 6, lpPhrAust1.1, whole genome shotgun sequence encodes:
- the LOC133921943 gene encoding glyoxylate/succinic semialdehyde reductase 1-like yields the protein MEVGFLGLGIMGKAMATNLLRHGFRVTVWNRTLAKCQELVTLGATVGETPASVVGKCNCTIAMLSDPSAALSVVFDKDGVLEQIGNGKGYVDMSTVDAATSSKISEAVKQKGGAFLEAPVSGSKKPAEDGQLVILAAGDKALYDDMVPAFAVLGKKSFFLGEIGNGAKMKLVVNMIMGSMMNSLSEGLCLADKSGLSPQTLLDVLDLGAIANPMFKLKGPSMLQGSYNPAFPLKHQQKDMRLALALGDENDVSMPVSAAANEAFKKARNLGLGDLDFSAVYEVVKGADGSGQA from the exons ATGGAGGTGGGTTTCTTGGGGCTGGGCATCATGGGGAAGGCAATGGCGACCAACCTCCTCCGCCACGGCTTCCGCGTCACCGTCTGGAACCGGACCCTTGCCAAG TGCCAAGAGCTCGTCACGCTGGGCGCCACCGTCGGGGAGACGCCCGCCTCCGTCGTTGGCAAGTGCAACTGCACCATCGCCATGCTCTCCGACCCCAGCGCCGCGCTATCA GTTGTCTTCGACAAGGATGGCGTGCTGGAGCAGATTGGGAATGGCAAAGGCTATGTGGACATGTCCACTGTCGATGCCGCAACTTCTTCCAAGATCAGCGAG GCAGTTAAACAAAAAGGCGGAGCTTTCCTTGAAGCTCCAGTTTCAGGGAGCAAGAAGCCTGCTGAAGATGGTCAATTGGTCATTCTTGCTGCAGGGGACAAG GCATTGTATGATGATATGGTGCCTGCATTTGCTGTGCTAGGGAAAAAGTCATTCTTTCTAGGAGAGATTGGAAATGGAGCAAAGATGAAGCTGGTGGTCAACATGATCATGGGAAG TATGATGAATTCTTTGTCCGAGGGGCTCTGCTTGGCTGACAAAAGTGGGCTGAGCCCGCAGACCCTTCTGGATGTCCTG GACCTCGGTGCAATTGCAAACCCAATGTTCAAGTTGAAGGGCCCCTCAATGCTCCAGGGTAGCTACAACCCGGCATTTCCTCTGAAACATCAGCAGAAGGACATGAGGTTAGCTCTTGCTCTGGGAGATGAAAATGACGTCTCCATGCCGGTCTCAGCAGCTGCAAATGAG GCATTCAAGAAGGCCAGAAACCTGGGGCTGGGGGACCTGGATTTTTCTGCAGTCTATGAGGTAGTAAAGGG